From a single Pleurodeles waltl isolate 20211129_DDA chromosome 8, aPleWal1.hap1.20221129, whole genome shotgun sequence genomic region:
- the LOC138249945 gene encoding aspartate--tRNA ligase, cytoplasmic, whose product MVKFAANINKESIVDVEGIVRKVDQKIESCTQQDVELHLERIYVISLAEPRLPLQLEDAVRPETEGEEEGRATVNQDTRLDNRVIDLRTSTSQAVFVLQSGICHLFRETLICKGFVEIQTPKIISASSEGGANVFTVSYFKTSAYLAQSPQLFKQMCICADFEKVFCIGPVFRAEDSNTHRHLTGFVGLDIEMAFNYHYHEVVDEIADTLVQIFKGLQERFQTEIQTVSKQFPCEPFKFLEPTLRLEYREGLAMLREAGIEMGDEEDLSTPNEKLLGRLVKEKYDTDFYILDKYPLAVRPFYTMPDPQDTKYSNSYDMFMRGEEILSGAQRVHDPQLLTERAQHHGIDLEKIKAYIDSFRFGAPPHAGGGIGLERVTMLYLGLHNVRQTSMFPRDPKRLTP is encoded by the coding sequence ATGGTTAAATTCGCTGCCAACATCAACAAAGAAAGCATCGTCGACGTAGAAGGCATTGTGAGAAAAGTAGATCAAAAAATTGAAAGCTGTACTCAGCAAGATGTTGAGCTGCATCTTGAAAGGATCTACGTGATCAGCCTGGCGGAGCCCCGCTTGCCCCTGCAGCTGGAAGATGCTGTTAGGCCGGAAACtgaaggagaagaggaaggaagGGCCACTGTAAACCAGGATACAAGGCTGGACAACAGAGTCATTGATCTAAGGACATCCACCAGTCAGGCTGTTTTCGTCCTCCAGTCCGGTATCTGCCACCTCTTCAGAGAAACTCTCATCTGCAAGGGATTTGTTGAAATCCAGACTCCCAAAATTATTTCGGCTTCGAGTGAAGGAGGAGCCAATGTGTTTACCGTCTCGTACTTTAAAACCAGTGCCTATCTGGCTCAGTCTCCACAGCTATTCAAGCAAATGTGTATTTGTGCTGACTTTGAAAAAGTTTTCTGCATCGGTCCAGTGTTCAGGGCTGAAGATTCTAATACCCATCGTCACCTGACAGGGTTTGTTGGTCTGGATATTGAAATGGCTTTTAATTACCACTATCACGAAGTAGTGGATGAAATTGCTGACACCTTGGTACAGATCTTCAAAGGACTTCAAGAAAGATTTCAGACTGAGATTCAGACTGTCAGCAAGCAGTTTCCATGTGAACCATTCAAGTTTCTGGAGCCCACCCTGAGGCTAGAGTATCGTGAAGGATTGGCCATGTTAAGAGAAGCTGGAATAGAAATGGGAGATGAAGAGGATCTAAGTACTCCCAATGAAAAACTTCTTGGCCGCCTTGTGAAAGAGAAGTATGATACCGACTTCTATATTCTTGACAAATATCCACTGGCTGTGAGGCCTTTCTACACAATGCCAGATCCCCAAGacacaaaatactccaactccTACGACATGTTCATGAGAGGAGAAGAGATCTTGTCGGGAGCCCAGAGAGTTCATGACCCGCAGCTTCTTACTGAAAGGGCACAGCATCATGGCATTGATCTGGAGAAAATTAAGGCTTATATCGATTCCTTCCGCTTTGGTGCACCTCCtcatgcaggtggtggaataggattGGAGCGAGTAACCATGCTGTACCTGGGATTGCACAATGTTCGGCAGACGTCCATGTTCCCACGTGACCCTAAACGCCTTACACCTTAG